The proteins below come from a single Amphiura filiformis chromosome 15, Afil_fr2py, whole genome shotgun sequence genomic window:
- the LOC140171049 gene encoding cytochrome P450 2U1-like has translation MVGDGIGAASGEIWKRQRKFTLTTFRNLGVRQASFESMIITECHEFVKEITRHANNAFSPKIIFPKATANVICSFVFGRRYNYTDEEFQFLVKSIDRIEQRRNGIGTLPIFKYLPTRGKLQLRKDLTGLSQFIDNIIEEHKVTFDPENPQDYIDIFMKEIQSSGDGLLTNRNLRGTVTLLFFAGVNSTSNQMRWAIYCMLRYPDVQMTVQAELDKVIGRQRMPIMSDKESLPFTMATLLEIQRFGSTARFGPLHLASCDVELWGYRIPKGSLLMPNLWAVHHDPKIWSDPEEFKPERFIARDGKVTRPAELIPFSIGRRICPGESMAKIQIFIFFTHLLHRFTFIYPDGAEPLPSVDGAKPIPDFLATAIPRS, from the exons atggtTGGAGATG GTATTGGCGCCGCGTCAGGAGAAATTTGGAAGCGACAACGTAAATTTACACTTACTACATTTCGTAATCTTGGTGTTCGTCAAGCTTCCTTTGAGTCCATGATAATCACCGAATGTCATGAATTCGTCAAGGAAATCACTCGTCATGCCAATAATGCCTTCAGTCCCAAGATTATATTTCCAAAAGCAACAGCTAATGTGATTTGCTCGTTTGTATTTGGAAGGCGCTACAATTACACGGATGAGGAGTTTCAATTTTTAGTGAAGTCTATCGACAGGATTGAACAACGCAGGAATGGAATAGGTACTTtaccaattttcaaatatttacccACTCGAGGAAAGCTCCAATTACGTAAAGACCTAACAGGACTATCACAATTCATAGATAATATAATCGAAGAACACAAAGTTACTTTCGACCCAGAAAATCCTCAAGATTACATCGATATATTTATGAAAGAAATCCAATCTTCTGGAGATGGTTTACTTACTAATAGGAATCTTCGAGGGACAGTTACTCTTCTATTCTTTGCAGGTGTTAATTCAACCTCAAACCAAATGAGATGGGCTATTTACTGTATGCTAAGATACCCGGATGTACAAATGACCGTGCAAGCAGAATTAGACAAAGTTATTGGTCGCCAACGTATGCCTATTATGTCAGACAAGGAATCTCTTCCGTTCACCATGGCCACTCTTCTGGAGATCCAAAGATTCGGAAGTACTGCACGATTTGGACCATTGCACTTAGCATCTTGTGATGTAGAATTATGGGGGTACCGTATACCTAAAGGATCTCTTTTGATGCCTAACCTATGGGCCGTGCATCATGATCCCAAGATATGGAGTGATCCAGAAGAATTCAAACCAGAAAGATTCATAGCTCGAGATGGGAAAGTGACACGACCAGCGGAGTTGATTCCATTTAGCATTG GTCGTCGAATATGTCCAGGAGAGTCCATGGCCAAGATACAGATCTTCATCTTCTTTACCCATCTACTACATAGATTTACTTTCATCTATCCCGATGGGGCCGAACCGTTACCAAGCGTCGATGGAGCAAAACCTATACCAGATTTTCTAGCTACGGCAATTCCTCGCTCCTGA